The Vitis vinifera cultivar Pinot Noir 40024 chromosome 7, ASM3070453v1 genomic interval caTTTTCGTTCGACAATCTAAACTAGACATACATCCCTTAAGGGCTAAATTTCGAATCTccattttggattttgattaaataatttagatttAATCGTATCCTTtcatgataattatttttctttgtccaAATACTTTTTATGATCCTCTATTTCACATGACGCCCTGTTCTTGGAAAAAAATTGGGAAGCTCCCATCTAAAATTCATATTAAatgccaaacaaacaaatggtGTAACTTCAATCTGAATCCAACATTAAAAGGTGGGTTTAgacaattgtttttaataataaggtGGGTAGGTGTAATCTAAACCTGATTTAATTTTTCGTTTAACTTGATCAAAGTTTAGaaaacaaagacaaatttaGCCCAAATTAATCATAAACCGACCCAATTAAATGGCATAAACATGTGATGAAGCTAGAATCGCTTTATCATTAgcaaaaaatcatatttagtaacaaaaattatgttttctatttttatttttaagaatagaaaacttaaaaataaaaaacatggtgtttttagataacatcttttaattgttttatattgttttcatttgttttctaaaagttattttaagaaataattatacaaacatgtagaatgattaaaaataaaatactatatataaaaattatgtttaaaacatatttaaaaatattaaaacaagttaaaaatattttaggtttttaatcagacttttgttttataaaaatcataaaatagttttcaaaaactattttttcataattattttaaaaaacaattaccaaacagacCTTTagttattcttgaaaataaaaaatagttttctaattaagaaaacacttgaaaatataaagtagttttctaatttagaaaacacatttgatggtttcaaaatttgttttgaaataaaGTTATGTTTTAGGACAAAttcaagatatttttatttattttttgtagagTTGTTCTTGAACCATGAAAAACtactttttaaaaaccattctccaaaattatattttgagaattgtttttaaaaaaaacatgtccATCAATGTTGGGTTagttaaaatttgaaatctaaGGTAGAAGACAAAGTAGTATAATTAGTATGGTTAGGTTAGAGTGATGATAATGAAAGGTGTAATGCATGCCTTGAATAATCAATACTTTTGGATTAttcaaaacatgaaatcatGAATCATATGTGAACCACTTTATAccataaagaaaaatggaaaatcaagATTAGCGGCGCAGCAAATCCCACCACCCCaccatttttcataataaaatcccTTATTGGGCATCCCAAGCTTAACCCTAATTacattctttgtttcttcaATAATAATTTACTCATTCATCTACCCTTTCTTTTAGCACATGCATCCCACCCTCAATGCTTTCTTTTATTCACCAACTATTTATTACTAAGATTTTGGCTCCAATTACATCTCACAAAGTTTGCTAAGAAAAATAGTagcaaagaatttgaaaataaaaaaataaatttaattttttttatatattttttgcatttatttATCTTCCCCATTTGTATGTCCAccatgaatttgaaaatatttaaatttttaaatatatttttatagttgGTTTTGGTAAAGCTTGTAGAGAatgtattttttctttttttaaatgaagtTCTCAATAACGCAATATAAAGactctttattttattgaaatttcaatataaattttttgtgcttttttggtaaatcaaacaaaagaatGTAGAttcttttagaatttttttttttccttaatactttttgtGTTCAAAgcaaatttcaatattatacaGAAGGTAACATTGTTTGTAGGAGGGGatgagtatttaaaaaaaaatgttaacaaaataaaaataaaagtaaaattctttttctgttttgaaaaatagagaaatgaAATTTAggcaaagaaaaataagttaaaagctCTTACTTGCTCTAATATTTtagcaaaattaaaaagaaaaatagtaaaacaGAACTTTCTTCACTGCATGAACTGATAATAGATGGAAAACAAGGCAATCCAACTCTCTAAACTACATTAATTTAAGTCACATTACtcagaaattggaaaatttaatggggaaaaaatacaattaaaaaaagaaaaaagaaagaaaaaagaagggagagagaagTAGATTacaggggagagagagagagaatggttCAATCTGTGGAGGGGTTTTTCCTGGCCAAGTTTTTGTTGTTGTGCATCCACACCTTGAGGACTCTCCTCTTGATTCCAATCTCTTGGCAGAACTGCTGCACTAGCGATTCCTCCTGCTTTTGTATCCTCCAACCAGCCCTCTCTGCAAAGCTCAACATCTTCTCCTTCTGCTCTTGGGTGAACTTGGTTCTGAACCTCTTCTTTACTTGCTGATCACTACTTGGCTTTGGCCCACCACGTCCAATCTCTTCTTGCTCATCAGACTCTGATGGGATTGATCCCATTATCATGTGTTGAGGGGCTGCTGCTCTTGAGGAAACCAGTGTTCCTGTGGGATATTCTATGGACTTTGTCCCCATAATTGGCTTATTGTGATGGCCTAAAATGAGTTTTCTTTCAGTATTGTTGAGGGGTTGAAGATGGCCGAAGGTGTAGGAAAACTCCCCTTCTGTCTCTTTCCGGTGAAAGTTTCTGTGGCAGCTACAGGCTGAGCATTTGAGGGCTTCAAGGGTGCCCTCTTCCCCACTTGCCATGAACTCACCACACCCATCTCTTGCATTCCCGCCCATGCTTGCTGCATGGTTCTTTTGGCATTCTCTGTACCTCACTGCTGCTTTCTTGTAGGTCTGGTGCATGCCCCCTTTGAATGGAGGGGAAGGAGATGGGGATTCATCATCATGCCCGTTTCCTCTTGTGTGGGTACTGCTGGTTTTTGGGACTTGTACTTCCACTTGTTGCCTTGAAATGCTCATCTTTCTCCAATGATCGATTTTGTGTGATCTAAACAGCTGAAGACAGCCAGCAGAGAATGAACTCTCACTTCCTTCTCTTCCCCTATCCCTTCTTCTAAAGACACTTCAACTGAGCAGATTATCTTCTTGTCAAAAGACAAGAACCCAAGAAATGAAATCCATCGAAGTTATAGCATCATGTAAGAGAGAGGCCAGGGAAGAGGGTTCAAGCGACTAGAGTTTTAATGGTGAAATTTACAAGCAGTTAAAGCGGCTAACAGGAGCCTATGGCATTAGTGCGCCTGTATGTGAACATAGAAACAGAGGGAGAGAGATCACAGAGAGACAAAGAATGCAGAAAAGTTTTAAAAGAGAGATAAAAATTGTGGGGTAGGAGAGAAGGAGCTAATAATAGTAGAGGCAAAGCAGTAAATGATATATAGTGATGACAGTAATTGCAATAGCAGAGAGAGCTCTAAATTCTATCAATGAGCTGAGGATGATGGACGCATCCCGCATGGAATCACTCCCCAAACCCCTTACCAATGACTTATCTCAACCCAATTCCacagttttccttttctcccaaaACATTACAAACACTATTGTTTTGGTAGGGTTGCAGCAATCCCACACTGCCTAGCTAGTAACTCTAAAAACAGATTCAGAGTGACTATTAATGTAGATACCAATTGATATTAAGATGATATGGTCAAAACCCAATTCCATACTTCGaagccaatttttttttgggttaattGAATGGAGAGAGTGCAGGTTGAGATGAAAGGAGAGAGCTGAGGGTAGGATAGGGTAGGGTAGGTTCTGAAATATGAGCTTAAATGTGGGTTGTCATAGACAACTGCAGTGTACACTACTATCTGTTTAAAGGCTACTTAATTTCACTTACAGTTGAGCAGTACATTGTTGAAGGATTGAAACCAATTCTTGAATGGAATTAACTATATGTGGAGACCTCAATTTCCTTTATTACTCTGAAAGTTAACCAACCACTTTCACCACAAAATGCTTTTACAAGAAGAGCAGAATGAAAGATTTGGCATCCACCCCTGACTCTTAGAAAAATGTGCTTTGATCCCATTTTGAATATTGTGATGAATATTgccatgaaaaatgaaattcacTAAAGCTACTTTGATCTACATCTATGAGATTCTAGTTTCTTGAAGTCCAAAAAGAAatggtaaattttaaaaatgactaaaatatttttaatttcatccCAATTTCGTCTTAAACACCTAAACTATATTCAATTGTTaaacaagt includes:
- the LOC100266688 gene encoding zinc-finger homeodomain protein 3; amino-acid sequence: MSISRQQVEVQVPKTSSTHTRGNGHDDESPSPSPPFKGGMHQTYKKAAVRYRECQKNHAASMGGNARDGCGEFMASGEEGTLEALKCSACSCHRNFHRKETEGEFSYTFGHLQPLNNTERKLILGHHNKPIMGTKSIEYPTGTLVSSRAAAPQHMIMGSIPSESDEQEEIGRGGPKPSSDQQVKKRFRTKFTQEQKEKMLSFAERAGWRIQKQEESLVQQFCQEIGIKRRVLKVWMHNNKNLARKNPSTD